From one Oncorhynchus keta strain PuntledgeMale-10-30-2019 chromosome 30, Oket_V2, whole genome shotgun sequence genomic stretch:
- the LOC118371380 gene encoding mitochondrial nicotinamide adenine dinucleotide transporter SLC25A51-like: MDPESTRTSQPHGSLGKSGVSLLSGRGLGAALTPRGKHYACGSIAAFTNIMVTFPIQKVLFRQQLHGVRAREAVGQLQRDGMRNLYRGLLPPLLQKTTTVAIMFGLYEDFSHVLLDQLSTGSGIPELVTRSFAAALAGTAEAALMPFERVQTLLQDHRHHGRFHNTAHTFRTLLREYGVKECYRGLVPVLIRNGPSNMLFFGLRGPIKEQLPEASSRTGHLVNDFVCGGVLGAALGIMFYPLNVVKSRAQSQVGGAFRPCGEVLMTVWRERGGSVAMLFRGAHLNYHRSLLSWGIINATYELLLKVF; this comes from the coding sequence ATGGACCCAGAGTCAACCCGCACATCACAGCCCCATGGCTCCCTTGGTAAAAGTGGGGTCTCCCTGCTATCTGGCAGGGGTTTGGGGGCAGCTCTCACCCCTCGAGGGAAACACTATGCGTGTGGTTCCATAGCTGCCTTCACCAACATCATGGTGACATTCCCCATCCAGAAAGTTCTGTTCAGGCAGCAGCTGCACGGTGTGCGGGCCAGAGAGGCCGTCGGGCAGCTCCAACGGGACGGGATGAGGAACCTCTACAGGGGGCTGCTCCCTCCTCTTCTGCAGAAGACCACCACGGTAGCCATCATGTTCGGCCTGTACGAAGACTTTTCCCATGTCTTACTGGACCAGTTGTCCACAGGCAGCGGCATTCCTGAGCTAGTGACGCGGAGCTTCGCAGCTGCGCTGGCGGGCACGGCAGAAGCTGCCCTGATGCCGTTTGAGCGGGTGCAGACTCTCCTCCAGGACCACCGGCACCACGGCCGCTTCCACAACACGGCCCACACCTTCCGGACGCTCCTAAGAGAGTACGGTGTGAAGGAGTGCTACCGCGGCCTGGTGCCAGTCTTAATAAGAAACGGTCCCAGTAACATGCTGTTCTTCGGGCTCCGCGGGCCCATCAAGGAGCAGCTCCCTGAAGCCTCCAGCCGGACCGGCCACCTGGTCAATGactttgtgtgtggaggggtgctGGGGGCGGCGCTGGGGATCATGTTCTACCCGCTGAACGTGGTGAAGTCCCGTGCCCAGTCCCAAGTTGGGGGCGCGTTCCGGCCTTGTGGGGAGGTGTTAATGACGGTTTGGCGGGAGAGAGGCGGCAGCGTGGCCATGCTGTTCAGAGGGGCCCACCTCAACTACcaccgctctcttctctcctggGGCATCATCAACGCCACATACGAGCTGCTGCTCAAAGTGTTCTGA